One genomic region from Nocardia vinacea encodes:
- a CDS encoding alpha/beta fold hydrolase has protein sequence MSSIAPTRTGIEVVEHLCSGRYAQVHAMFAAQLQALASAEKLGAAWESIVDRYGSVAEVGAAVRAAGVVRVPVRLEHGEVVVGMTIDETDRLTGLQLTPPAAPWQPPDYAEPESFDDEQVSIGQPPFVVQGTISLPRSPRPCPAVVLLAGGGPFDRDMTTGSNKPLADIAWGLAGRGIAVLRFDKVTHAHAGAVAALESFTMTDEYVPHAVAAVRALRANSAIDADRVFVLGHSMGGKVAPRVAAAEAAVAGLIVLAGDASPMHWAAVRVTRYLAALEPDGGVAAQAAIEAIVRQAQLVDNALTMSTPASELPLGLPASYWLDLRDYDPVAVAATLGKPMFILQGGRDYQVTVDDDLSRWRAGLTDRAEVTIRVYDADNHLFFPGVGPSTPAEYGPAQHVDRQVVSDIAGWIATSG, from the coding sequence ATGTCGTCGATCGCACCCACTCGCACCGGCATCGAAGTGGTCGAGCACCTGTGCTCCGGTCGGTATGCGCAGGTGCACGCGATGTTCGCGGCGCAACTGCAAGCGCTGGCATCGGCCGAAAAGCTGGGTGCCGCTTGGGAATCGATCGTCGATCGGTACGGATCGGTGGCCGAGGTGGGTGCCGCGGTGCGTGCGGCCGGGGTGGTGCGCGTGCCCGTGCGACTCGAACATGGCGAGGTTGTGGTCGGGATGACAATCGACGAAACGGATCGCCTCACCGGCCTGCAACTGACGCCGCCCGCCGCGCCGTGGCAGCCACCCGATTACGCCGAGCCGGAGTCCTTCGACGACGAGCAGGTGTCGATCGGGCAACCGCCGTTCGTCGTTCAGGGCACCATCAGCCTGCCGCGGAGCCCCCGGCCGTGCCCGGCGGTTGTGCTGCTCGCGGGTGGGGGACCGTTCGACCGTGATATGACGACGGGTTCCAATAAGCCGCTCGCGGATATTGCGTGGGGACTGGCCGGCCGCGGGATCGCGGTGTTGCGTTTCGACAAGGTCACTCATGCGCATGCCGGTGCGGTCGCGGCGCTCGAATCGTTCACCATGACCGACGAATACGTGCCGCACGCGGTCGCGGCCGTGCGGGCGCTGCGTGCGAACTCGGCTATCGATGCGGATCGGGTCTTCGTGCTGGGGCACAGCATGGGTGGGAAAGTCGCGCCACGGGTCGCGGCCGCGGAAGCGGCGGTGGCGGGGTTGATCGTCCTGGCCGGTGACGCCTCGCCGATGCACTGGGCCGCGGTGCGGGTCACGCGCTACCTCGCCGCCTTGGAGCCCGATGGTGGCGTCGCCGCGCAGGCCGCGATCGAGGCGATCGTTCGGCAGGCGCAATTGGTCGACAATGCGCTGACGATGTCGACTCCGGCCAGTGAACTGCCCCTCGGGCTGCCTGCGTCGTATTGGTTGGATTTGCGGGACTACGACCCGGTCGCGGTAGCTGCGACGCTGGGTAAGCCGATGTTCATCCTGCAGGGTGGGCGGGATTACCAGGTCACTGTCGATGACGACTTGTCGCGGTGGCGGGCCGGTCTGACCGATCGGGCGGAGGTGACGATCCGGGTGTACGACGCCGATAACCACTTGTTCTTTCCGGGTGTGGGTCCTTCGACTCCGGCGGAGTACGGACCGGCGCAACATGTTGATCGACAGGTTGTCTCCGATATCGCCGGCTGGATTGCGACCTCGGGGTAG
- a CDS encoding helix-turn-helix domain-containing protein encodes MDPMELLAHPVRLRIVHALAGGSVLTTAQLSARMPDISKATVYRHVDLLADHDILEVAREQRVRGVVERGYRLRRERAVVDAETGTPADHRRIFPIAMATLLAEFQAYLQSDDADPVGDLVGYRQHAVWLSRDELTELITDLRAAILPRLSNAATEDRVPYLLSPILFPLAQALEGDGT; translated from the coding sequence ATGGACCCGATGGAGCTACTCGCCCACCCCGTGCGACTGCGGATCGTGCATGCCCTCGCCGGGGGCAGCGTGCTGACAACCGCACAGCTCAGCGCCCGCATGCCCGATATCTCGAAGGCCACCGTGTACCGGCATGTAGACCTGCTCGCCGACCACGACATCCTCGAAGTGGCCCGGGAACAACGAGTGCGTGGTGTGGTGGAACGCGGCTACCGCCTGCGACGCGAGCGCGCGGTGGTCGATGCCGAAACCGGGACGCCCGCCGACCATCGCCGGATCTTCCCCATCGCCATGGCCACCTTGCTGGCCGAATTCCAGGCCTACCTGCAAAGCGATGACGCAGACCCGGTCGGCGATCTGGTCGGCTATCGCCAGCATGCGGTATGGCTCAGCCGCGACGAACTCACCGAACTCATCACCGACCTGCGGGCAGCGATCCTGCCCCGACTGTCCAATGCGGCGACCGAAGACCGCGTGCCGTACCTGCTGAGCCCGATCCTCTTTCCGCTGGCCCAGGCACTGGAGGGCGACGGGACGTGA
- a CDS encoding DUF4345 domain-containing protein — MAIAVNTVIGVFFLAMGVYALAAPAALIRPFGIRLEQTEARYEIRAVYGGFGLAMAAMLAVAATHDGALRTGIMVTIGAALGGMAFGRIVSAILDERVAFYPNWFYCIIETVAAVALVSAA, encoded by the coding sequence TTGGCAATTGCCGTCAATACCGTCATCGGCGTGTTCTTCCTCGCGATGGGTGTGTATGCCCTCGCGGCCCCCGCAGCACTGATCCGCCCCTTCGGCATTCGTCTCGAGCAAACCGAGGCGCGCTACGAGATCCGTGCCGTCTATGGCGGATTCGGTCTCGCGATGGCGGCGATGCTGGCGGTCGCGGCCACCCACGACGGAGCCCTGCGCACCGGAATCATGGTTACCATCGGTGCCGCACTGGGGGGAATGGCGTTCGGCCGCATCGTATCCGCGATACTCGATGAGCGAGTCGCCTTCTACCCCAACTGGTTCTACTGCATTATCGAGACGGTCGCCGCGGTGGCTCTGGTGTCGGCCGCCTGA
- a CDS encoding helix-turn-helix domain-containing protein, translating into MPKAAMSDIVCSIARTLDVVGERWTPLILRDLFVGVNRFEDIRRDLGIASNVLTARLDALRQYGIVQARAYQTNPVRHEYVLTEQGRDLYPVLTMLITWGDKWLAGPAGPPALVVHRDCGHPTSGVVVCRDCGAPLTADNVDWQHGPGAQRGPGTMLIGDHLEPAP; encoded by the coding sequence GTGCCAAAAGCTGCCATGTCCGACATTGTGTGCTCGATCGCGCGAACGCTCGACGTGGTCGGGGAGCGGTGGACGCCTTTGATCCTGCGCGACCTGTTCGTCGGGGTGAACCGGTTCGAGGACATCCGCCGCGATCTGGGCATCGCCTCCAATGTCCTGACCGCGCGTCTGGATGCGTTGCGGCAGTACGGGATCGTCCAGGCCAGGGCCTATCAAACGAATCCGGTGCGCCACGAATATGTGCTCACCGAGCAGGGGCGCGATCTGTATCCGGTGCTCACGATGCTCATCACGTGGGGCGATAAGTGGCTCGCCGGGCCTGCGGGGCCGCCCGCGCTGGTCGTGCATCGCGATTGCGGACATCCCACGTCCGGGGTAGTGGTCTGCCGTGACTGCGGCGCGCCGCTCACCGCCGACAATGTGGACTGGCAGCATGGTCCCGGCGCACAGCGTGGACCGGGAACCATGCTGATCGGCGATCATCTGGAACCGGCGCCGTAG
- a CDS encoding nuclear transport factor 2 family protein — MSDAVARFREATEASDFDALITTLTPDAALTSPVSGRLVFRGHQDLRILLAAAYGSLGGLRWTEHIGEGARRVLLAEAAVGPFRMTEAMILELAADGRIRRLEPHLRPWLPLTLLAVKLAPRLLRHPGVMRRALSRFDQPVAG, encoded by the coding sequence ATGTCCGATGCTGTGGCGCGGTTTCGCGAGGCGACGGAGGCCAGCGATTTCGATGCGCTGATAACGACCCTCACACCCGATGCCGCGCTGACCTCTCCGGTCTCCGGCAGGTTGGTCTTCCGCGGTCACCAGGATCTGCGCATCCTGCTGGCCGCGGCGTACGGCAGCCTCGGCGGGCTGCGCTGGACCGAGCACATCGGCGAGGGTGCGCGCCGAGTTCTGCTCGCCGAGGCCGCCGTCGGACCATTCCGGATGACCGAGGCCATGATCCTCGAATTGGCCGCCGACGGCCGCATCCGCCGGCTCGAACCACACCTGCGGCCCTGGCTCCCGCTGACCCTGCTTGCGGTGAAGCTGGCGCCGCGCCTACTTCGTCATCCGGGCGTCATGCGGCGCGCGCTGTCACGTTTCGACCAACCCGTCGCCGGTTAG
- a CDS encoding ABC-F family ATP-binding cassette domain-containing protein, which produces MTNLSLSDLTFSWPDGTPVFDGLDSVLGPGHLGLVGGNGAGKSTLLRLIAGELVPARGSITVTGRLGYLRQDLGLGDGQRVDAVLGIAETRKALHRIESGLGDESDFEIVGAQWDVEESAIALLGRLGLHYLADSTEQLDRRLETLSGGETVLLGLVAELLRDPDVLLLDEPTNNLDHVARQRLYEVVAQFSGTVLTVSHDRELLERMSTIAELRQGELRLFGGNFSEYERIVDAEQEVARAAIRDARSDVRKQARELVDTRIKLDRRARYGQKMFENKREPKIVMGARKRAAQVSAGKLRNNHIEKLDTAKEQLQQAEDLLRDDRQIRIDLPDTRLYPGQDVINLEEVELACGPTVTLRVSGPERSALTGRNGAGKTTLLHRIAAEPPQVPWRILPQRLDIFDEQRTVFENVAATAPHVAAERIRAQLARFLFRGADADVAAAALSGGERLRAALAMLLLADPAPKLLLLDEPTNNLDLPSLDHLTQALANYEGALIVVSHDPRFLDDIGVTRRLELTGDGLVET; this is translated from the coding sequence ATGACCAATCTGTCTCTTTCCGATCTCACTTTCTCCTGGCCCGATGGCACACCCGTCTTCGACGGTCTGGACTCGGTGCTCGGCCCCGGCCACCTCGGCCTGGTCGGCGGCAACGGTGCGGGCAAGTCCACCCTGCTGCGGCTGATCGCGGGTGAGCTTGTACCGGCGCGCGGTTCGATCACGGTCACCGGGCGGCTGGGCTATCTGCGCCAAGATCTCGGCCTCGGCGACGGTCAGCGCGTCGACGCGGTGCTGGGCATCGCCGAGACACGAAAGGCATTGCACCGCATCGAGTCCGGCCTCGGCGACGAGTCCGACTTCGAGATCGTCGGCGCGCAGTGGGATGTCGAGGAGAGTGCCATCGCGCTGCTCGGCCGACTGGGCCTGCACTACCTCGCCGACTCGACCGAACAGCTGGACCGCCGTCTGGAAACCCTCTCGGGCGGCGAGACGGTGCTGCTCGGCCTGGTCGCCGAGCTGCTGCGCGATCCGGACGTGCTGCTGCTCGACGAGCCGACCAACAACCTGGATCACGTTGCCCGTCAACGGCTCTACGAGGTCGTCGCCCAGTTCTCCGGCACCGTCCTCACGGTCAGCCACGACCGCGAGCTGCTGGAGCGGATGTCCACTATCGCCGAATTGCGTCAGGGTGAATTACGTTTGTTCGGCGGCAATTTCAGTGAATACGAGCGGATCGTCGACGCGGAGCAGGAGGTGGCGCGCGCCGCAATCCGGGACGCGCGCAGTGACGTTCGCAAACAGGCACGCGAGCTGGTCGACACCCGGATCAAACTCGATCGCCGAGCGCGCTACGGGCAGAAGATGTTCGAGAACAAACGTGAGCCGAAGATCGTCATGGGCGCACGCAAGCGGGCGGCGCAGGTGTCGGCGGGCAAGCTGCGCAATAACCACATCGAAAAGCTGGACACCGCGAAGGAGCAGCTGCAGCAGGCCGAGGACCTGTTGCGCGACGACCGGCAGATCCGCATCGACCTGCCGGACACCCGGCTCTACCCGGGCCAGGACGTCATCAATCTCGAGGAGGTGGAATTGGCGTGCGGTCCGACCGTGACATTGCGGGTCTCCGGTCCGGAGCGGAGCGCACTGACCGGCCGCAACGGCGCGGGCAAAACCACACTGCTGCACCGCATCGCCGCCGAACCGCCGCAGGTGCCGTGGCGCATACTGCCACAGCGCCTCGACATCTTCGACGAGCAACGCACGGTCTTCGAGAATGTCGCCGCGACCGCACCACATGTGGCCGCCGAACGGATCCGAGCCCAACTGGCCCGCTTCCTGTTCCGCGGCGCTGACGCCGACGTCGCGGCGGCGGCGCTGTCCGGCGGTGAACGCCTGCGCGCGGCCCTGGCTATGCTCCTGCTCGCCGATCCGGCCCCGAAGCTGCTGCTGCTCGACGAGCCCACCAATAACCTCGACCTGCCCAGCCTCGACCACCTCACCCAGGCCCTGGCCAACTACGAGGGCGCACTGATCGTCGTCAGCCACGACCCTCGTTTCCTCGACGACATCGGGGTGACCAGACGTCTCGAACTAACCGGCGACGGGTTGGTCGAAACGTGA
- a CDS encoding adenine phosphoribosyltransferase: MSKHAAVESDDVLAERTGKAAELVERLTRWRDDFPSPGIRFADLTPVFADPEGFRAVIDCLAACAPDADLVAGVDARGFILGAGVAATLGTGVMAVRKAGKLPPPVISREYSLEYGTASLEIPADGVELKGRRILLLDDVLATGGTLAAAAELFQAAGAEIIAAAVVLELSFLNGRDRQGDYPLSSVVRV, encoded by the coding sequence ATGAGCAAGCATGCGGCGGTGGAATCGGACGACGTCCTAGCCGAGCGGACCGGGAAGGCGGCCGAACTGGTCGAACGCCTGACCCGCTGGCGCGACGATTTCCCCTCTCCCGGCATTCGCTTCGCCGATCTCACGCCGGTCTTTGCCGATCCGGAGGGTTTCCGGGCCGTCATCGACTGCCTCGCGGCGTGCGCGCCCGATGCCGACCTGGTTGCGGGCGTAGACGCTCGCGGCTTCATCCTCGGGGCCGGCGTTGCCGCGACGCTGGGGACCGGTGTCATGGCGGTGCGCAAGGCCGGGAAGTTGCCGCCGCCGGTCATCTCGCGTGAGTACAGCCTCGAGTACGGCACCGCATCGCTAGAGATTCCGGCCGACGGTGTCGAGCTGAAGGGGCGGCGCATTCTGCTGCTCGACGATGTGCTGGCCACGGGCGGCACGTTGGCTGCCGCCGCGGAGCTGTTCCAGGCCGCCGGTGCCGAAATCATAGCGGCCGCAGTGGTTCTGGAGTTGAGTTTCCTCAATGGTCGGGATCGCCAGGGCGATTACCCGTTGAGTTCGGTGGTGCGGGTCTAG